tcagatctctccaccgtttaagccctcatctctctctctctacactattttgttgatttctaaaaatattttcgagTGGCAACTAAAtaccagaaaataaaagtttgaaatttgttttatgaaaaaatattttacatgaaaaatattttacattgtaaaacattttacatcgaaacaaacggagcctaaaaatGGGCCTACACACATTACACCCCGTGTGTGTTGGTCCCATTTTTTGATGTGCGTGAATTTGTGTGATTGTATGTGTAAGTATGTGTGGTTATTTATTAGTAGGGCAAGCCATATGAGTATCCAATTAGCCAATTACGGATTGCAAATAAGGAGTAAGTCCTTGGGTGCAATGTTATCAATACCgttacgtaccggccggtacgtatcaTTTTTGACAGAATCCGGTACCCTACACCTCTAATTCTGTTTCGGTtcaaataccggtcggtaccgacCGGTAGACCGGCCGTACCGGACATACCGGTCAGTACCGGCCAATACCGGATAGTAccgactacttttaaatttatttttttcttcaagtaccggacaataccggacGGTACTGGACAAATAccggattttttatttatttttaaaaagtgtatattatactataaattcttttaagtaGGAAAATAACAATACTAGCgatcaatccgaaacggtacccggtatttgaCCGATACcagtacgtaccgtaccagtaggaaaagTAAATTGgtactccccccccccccccccccccccatttccCTCTTTACCCCTTACCCCCGGCCCCCCCCCACCAGCcatccctttttgttttcttttttttttttatcaaaccccAAACTTCCTTAAAACCCGGATTATCCCCCGGCCCCCCTCCCGTCTTAAAACACCTtcactttttaaatttaatttttattttatcaaaccCCAGACTTCCTTAAAACCCGGATTATCCCCCggccccccacccaaaaaacatccggccccccctcccctcttaaaacaccttcaccttttaaatttaatttttatttaattaattttatattatttatttaatttctacaaATACACCGGGTCaaaaatcgtatttttttgatcattttattttaaatggtcataatgaattttttgctctaagacctttcaacaaacaccctaaaactcattttttagtttcaagactctcttagggtgttcattgaaaggccttggaggcaaaaatttactacgaccatttaggatgaaatgatcagaaaaataacatctttgcaccggttcaaacagattgaaaattgaaacatttatttttgtaattatatttttattagacttgaacctagaattagacttcAACCATAAAGCAAatataggggggggggggggggggggggggggccatatggggtgaggagagaggtcctcattttcctataaatagaaccctttgtgaaaccattcaattcacaccttgAACCTCtccaacttttctctctagaaactttgtgtttgctctttgttcttattttgttcttggtattattgaatttcttcttgagttcttcaagaaactcaacccaaggccgccaccaaaccaccacccgaccagcctcttgatccaaaaaatttagtagtttagtcaatatttacttttctctttcaaagctaccgtAAGCTTACCGTAAGAAGTCACTTTGTTCGATAGCCACATTCATCTTCCGTAAGCTACCGTAACCTTctgttatattttatttttgtgtttaaaaatgcatattaaGTTAAAGTACTAAAGATAACTAGCAAACTTATTCTACTACAATTACTAgtctaaagcataagtggttttcactccaaaggtgtccgtccatgtgacactatgctttatgatcatttttacaattgtggagtaaccCGAGGCTAACACTCTCGAAAGTTTGTCAACAAGTCTGGCTTCGTACCGACTAAGGAAGGAATGGTGATTCTAACTGGACTTGTCCGACCATCCGACCTGGGACTTTCCTGGTTATTTCTATGTCAAACATAGTCCACAAAATTTAGAATAATGATTTTCGGTGAAAATTTAGCATGGTTACTTAGGCTTTCTTCACAGACTGTGtacttgtcaaattttttaggaacGCCGCAGCGGAGAATTCGGGACGGAATAATGGATGactacaacttttcaatttcagatagttggtcatTTGAGAATGATGTTCGTAGTGAGGAGAGTATCTCCCACAATAGTCGCGATTATACACTAGAATTTACCACCGACCAGGTTAGTTTTTACTGTTATTGTTTTGTATATTCGTTATTTATGTTAAGACTGGTTAATGTTGTATTtatacatattatttttttttatatcgatttttgaaagtagagaAGATATGTTAGCTTGGGCACGGAGCGTTGGTCTAAAATATGGTATTGTGGTGGTTATTTTAAATTCTGCTAAGTTAAAAGGCGGCAAATTGCCGAAATGCATTCTTGGTTgtgaaagaggaggaaagtacGAACCGCCACAGAATCATGTTGAAGGGCAATCCTTGCAAAGAAACACTGGGACTAGAAAATGCGATTGCCCATTTCAACTGCGAggtataccacaacatccatacggtatcaggTGGGGTTTAGAGATTATTAGTGGTGtccataaccatgaaatagcaaaacatattgagggccacgagtacccgtcaaggctaaaaccaatagagaaacaatttgtggtcgACATGGCCAACAGCACTGCGCCTCGTGAGATTcttaatattttgaagcaaaaagacCCGTCAAACACTACGAGAATCAAGAGCATTTATAACaccattttttcaaacaaagcaGTCAAACTAGAGGGTCTAACTCCTATTCAGTATGTCATACGTCAATTACTTAAGAAACATTACCTCCATCAATTTCTTACAAATCCGGATACTaacgaaatcacagatattaTTTGGGTTCATCCTATGAGTCTAGAGCTATCTGTCAACTTTCCGTCTGTACTGATCATTGATGCCATGTACAAGACCAATGAGTATCGAAAACCAATATTGGAGGTTGTGAGTATCACATCCACATGGCGAACTTACTCGCTTATGTTCGCTTATCTtagtaatgagagagaagagacattGACATGGGCATTGGATAACTTAAAAAACTGGATGCTTCAAAAGGGGGCGTCGATGCCATTGGTGTTTGTTTCAGATCGGGATTTAGCGCTTATGAACGCCATTGAAGCATGTTTCCCTACGGCACGTCACATCTtgtgtatttggcacataaatcaGTGCGTCATGAAGAACTGCAGTCGTGTGCTTGGTCCGGAATGGAAGCGCTTCATCAAGTCATGGCACTCGCTTATCAATTCATCTACACCTTCGTCTTTCGAACATAAGTGGCAAGCCATGTGCGACGATTTTCGCCAGTTCCCGTATGTCATAACTTACCTGTGGCAAACATGGTTAAGGCCGTACAAAGAGCGGTTTGTTTCAGCATGGACAGATACATGTATGCACCTCGgaagcaattcaagtcaaaggTAAAATCGCTTTTTGActttactattaaaattttgtGCATTTCTCTACTACACGAAGAAATACTTTTTGATACTTTCCTATTTAAACACAGTACATTATTCTATTACAGGGCAGAGTCTGCACATGCGAGGCTAAAGCTATATTTGGGGGATACTATGTCATCGCTacaaacatcttttgataaaatagaaaagatgttgaaaaatcagttcggGGAAATTAAGAAGTTGTTCGAGAAATCATTGAACATTCCACGCCACAAACAATTGCGTGACGACATTTTTGATCAGGTTAGGTGTCGcatttcattagaggcaatggagTTCATACATGATCAGCTAGAAACCACTTTAGAAGTATCCCCCCACATTGTTGGCTATTGCAACTGTACGATCAAAATCACACATggattgccatgcatgcacgatCTTGCATATTATCGTTCCATTTCCACTCCAATTCCGCTATGGAGTATCCACGCTCATTGGACTAGGTTGTCTATGCACGCAACCGAGTTTAATGAAGAGGGAGCACGACCTGACAGGACATCTCAAGTCGTTGAGATATTAGATGGGATGGATCCACCTATGCGAGAGCATATCATAGACAGGATTATCGATATGGCAGATCCATCTTGTAGCACAGTTCGACCTCCATCGTACAACACAGAACATAGAGGTCGACCTACAGGTACAGCAAAGTACACGTCGCATACCTTCTTTCTCAGAAGCATCCACTTCAGGATCAAAGACTGCAACATcgcgagtgagagggagagggagacgtgGGAGGGGTTTTGGGGCTAGCAACACTCAATTTATAGTTCCATCCATCACTAATCGCTACATTCAACGATTACCTCAGGCTTATCAGCGTTATGTTTCCCACACTGTTGACGTGCTTGGTGATGGTCATTGTGGATTCAGGGCGATAGCTGCACTAATCGGGTATGGTGAAAATGATTGGAGTCTAGTACGAGAGGAGCTTATTGAAGAGATTCGACAAAATTTTTATCTATACAGTGTGATTTATCCAGTCAATGATTGGCCAAATCGTCTACTAATTTTACTGAATTGGTTAGAGCCTACAGCACCACAAAATCATTGGATGGAGGCTATGACTTTGGGAGTTGTCATCGCAAAAAGGTACAACCttgtactgcatacatttgatgaggatgtttacggttgttttactcatttgCCATTGAGGTCCCCTCCAGTTCCAGTCGAATACCGCCGGGAAATTGCTATTGCCCGTGTTCACaacaatcacttcgtgcaaattttcttagaacctcattaccctgtaccacccatcccAACATGGTGGGAGGAGAATTCATCGGATGAAGCTAAAGGATGGGCTGCCAGTTATGAAACACGTTTGCtattgtggtacgaagtaatgggTATAAGCATGCCGGGAGCAgcatttggaggagatattgattaaaatttgtgtttttttgtattttcatgttttgacaatatgtactcaattataataaaatgaaattttatttcaatttattattgttcattacaagttatttttattattcattgttaagactaaaaaaaaaaaagaagaatggatgtaaatgggaaaagaaacaaataaagaaaatagaaaagattattaaaataataaaaaaaaaggttcaaagtggaaggaaacaaaaggaaatagagagaaaaaaaacaaaaaaaaaattctaacaaaaaagaaacaaaaggaaataaagaggaaaaaagaagaaaaaaaaaatttaatgaaaagtGGGAGGAACAGGAGAAGGGGGGGAGAGGAGGGGGTAAAATGGGAAATGGagtgtggggccggggggtgggGTGTCGGGGGGGAGTAGCAGCCCTCGTAGGAAAATCAGTACCCtgaccggtacggtattcaagACATTGCTTGGGTCATTGACAAAGTAGCCGCTCATCAAATGGCAGGTACGTCTCATTCCTTTTCATTCCGAGTGGTAATATGCAATTATATATCCCACAAAACGTGTTTTCGTCGTTATATACATTACCTAAGAAGTATGGAAAAAGTGTTACTGTTCAaggtttttggaaaaatatcATCTGCATCTCTTTACAAAATTGATTGAAAGGCTATAACCATTATCAGACAACTGCTGAggtcttttttaatttgtatgCCTAGATATTACGTATTTGGAACGAGATCCTTTCCACTCCCTTAAAAGGACTTGACAATCATGTTCGGGTCAATTTCGGGCTcttatcatgtttgttttgatgATCAATCGGGATTGTTGATATTTTAGACCTTGTCGAGATCATTAAACACGTCAaaaatcaatatttttatctaGTGTTTTGCAATATTTTCTAAATCTATTTTTCTTGAGATTAGTGTGTTCCGAAACTATAACAAACCATATTCGATTACCATGAATTTTGACATGCCTAATATTCTTGACGAAATCTCAATTATATGGTCCCGATCATCAAAACAAACCTAGAAATAACTGGCAAATGACCACTGTGGACCTTTATATTGATAACTTTAATAACCttttaaatgaataaccaaaaataGGTAATAAGTTTTGATAGTAGTAATTCAATTTTAGGCTCTATTTGAAATtcagggaaaagaaagaaaaatttaaaaaaacttccttctattgtttggttggaaaaaaaatagagaagaaaataaagttttcaAGTTTGGTGAATAGTACAAATTTTCCtcccatttttctctcattttctttctctcattttttttttaaatagtagtaaaatttttaGAAAGTCTAAGCTTCCCGACCAAAAATCTCGACCGGAATCCCGACGTCCTGCCGGGCACATTCCGGCCACTGAcagccgatccaagccgtccaaaaattcaaaaaaaaaaatccgagtgggcctacgcgagaataaaCAGCATTCGACATGTGTagatggccgatccaaacaatccatttttgtgtttggatcggccaaaattggagtgtttggatcagcCAAAAATGAAGTGCTTGGATCGGCTATTTAGACatgtcggatgccatttattcttcACAAGacccacttgatttttttttttagaatttttggacggctcggatcggccgtctggtggccggagtgtGTCCGGCGggacgtcgggattccgatcgggaatCCTCCcgtcgggaactgtagcaccactctaaaatttttccttcttttcttttctgtttttttcccctttgccATAGATTACGAATTTGAGCCAATCTGAGCCAACCCCACCAGCCTAAAGCAGAGTCGGCCCCGcgacgactctctctctctctctctcaaattcttCACACAGGAGGGcatcaatttcttcttcttcttcttctcctctctctctcctataacAACACAATAACACCATGTCATCCACCGGCGACTCCGCCAGCAGAGGCGGCCCCCTGCCTCTGCTTTACTTCTGCTACCAGTGCAATCGCACCGTCTCCATAACCCCCCCACCTGCCTCCGACCTAGTCTGCCCCAATTGCAACGGTGGATTCCTCGAAGAATACGAAGATCCCGTCATCAACcccaaccctaaccctaacctcaatcccttcttctcctcctccccctccgaCCCCCTCTCCGGCTTCCCCTCCTTCTCCGCCGGCTTCCCCCTCGTCTTCTCCGGTGCCGGCTCCGGCTCCGGCTCCGGCTTCCAACTCCAAAACCCTAGCGATCTCTCCGCTCTCTTCGGACCCGGCCAATCCCAACAACAAGGGGCAGGGCTTCACGGTCCCGGTGAGTTCAATCCTTTCGCATTCCTCGAGAATTACATCAATAACCTTAGGGCAGGCGGCGCTAACATCCAACTCGTCATCGAGAACAACGATCCCATGGGGGGTTTTGGGCTTCCTACGAATCTAGGCGATTACTTCATCGGCCCCGGCCTCGAGCAACTCATACAGCAACTGGCCGAGAACGATCCCAACCGCTACGGCACCCCTCCGGCTTCCAAGTCGGCCGTCGAGGCTCTCCCGAGTATTAACATCTCCGATCAGCTGCTCGCCTCGGATTCGTCCGATTCCCAGTGCGCTGTCTGTAAGGACACTTTCCAAGTCGGCGAGGAGGCGAAGCAGATGCCATGTAAGCACCTGTACCATTCCGACTGTATTCTCCCTTGGTTGGAGATGCACAATTCTTGTCCAGTTTGTCGGTATGAGTTGCCTACGGATGACCCTGATTATGAGATGAATAGGACTGTTACTCGCGGGTCCCCTATCCCGGGTTTGGCACCGGGGGGTGTTGGTGGCGGTGCTAGTGGGGGATCTCAGGAGAATCCTCTGACCCCACGCACTGCAGAAAGGAGGTTTAGGATAACGTTACCTTGGCCGTTTAGGGCGTTTGGCTCGCCTGCGGAAACTAGCAACAGCGGGGCCAGCAACACCGGT
This DNA window, taken from Rhododendron vialii isolate Sample 1 chromosome 8a, ASM3025357v1, encodes the following:
- the LOC131298592 gene encoding uncharacterized protein LOC131298592, which codes for MIFGENLAWLLRLSSQTVYLSNFLGTPQRRIRDGIMDDYNFSISDSWSFENDVRSEESISHNSRDYTLEFTTDQAANCRNAFLVVKEEESTNRHRIMLKGNPCKETLGLENAIAHFNCEQKDPSNTTRIKSIYNTIFSNKAVKLEGLTPIQYVIRQLLKKHYLHQFLTNPDTNEITDIIWVHPMSLELSVNFPSVLIIDAMYKTNEYRKPILEVVSITSTWRTYSLMFAYLSNEREETLTWALDNLKNWMLQKGASMPLVFVSDRDLALMNAIEACFPTARHILCIWHINQCVMKNCSRVLGPEWKRFIKSWHSLINSSTPSSFEHKWQAMCDDFRQFPYVITYLWQTWLRPYKERFVSAWTDTCMHLGSNSSQRAESAHARLKLYLGDTMSSLQTSFDKIEKMLKNQFGEIKKLFEKSLNIPRHKQLRDDIFDQVRCRISLEAMEFIHDQLETTLEVSPHIVGYCNCTIKITHGLPCMHDLAYYRSISTPIPLWSIHAHWTRLSMHATEFNEEGARPDRTSQVVEILDGMDPPMREHIIDRIIDMADPSCSTVRPPSYNTEHRGRPTGSKTATSRVRGRGRRGRGFGASNTQFIVPSITNRYIQRLPQAYQRYVSHTVDVLGDGHCGFRAIAALIGYGENDWSLVREELIEEIRQNFYLYSVIYPVNDWPNRLLILLNWLEPTAPQNHWMEAMTLGVVIAKRYNLVLHTFDEDVYGCFTHLPLRSPPVPVEYRREIAIARENSSDEAKGWAASYETRLLLWYEVMGISMPGAAFGGDID
- the LOC131335973 gene encoding E3 ubiquitin-protein ligase RING1 — its product is MSSTGDSASRGGPLPLLYFCYQCNRTVSITPPPASDLVCPNCNGGFLEEYEDPVINPNPNPNLNPFFSSSPSDPLSGFPSFSAGFPLVFSGAGSGSGSGFQLQNPSDLSALFGPGQSQQQGAGLHGPGEFNPFAFLENYINNLRAGGANIQLVIENNDPMGGFGLPTNLGDYFIGPGLEQLIQQLAENDPNRYGTPPASKSAVEALPSINISDQLLASDSSDSQCAVCKDTFQVGEEAKQMPCKHLYHSDCILPWLEMHNSCPVCRYELPTDDPDYEMNRTVTRGSPIPGLAPGGVGGGASGGSQENPLTPRTAERRFRITLPWPFRAFGSPAETSNSGASNTGHNDGDSNSGGQAREEDLD